The Paenibacillus sp. RUD330 genome has a segment encoding these proteins:
- a CDS encoding carbohydrate ABC transporter permease codes for MKRMKRKHAGRMVPYAILAVIGLCFVLPLMWVLVASVDPNAMQTLKMPSRLTGGNYASVLSDSGNQRAFAIGLLMSLGQAVIVVLLALLAAYPLSRYQLKYKKPFMLTVLFMTSLPITAVMVPVYQLFLSLKLYDNAFGVVLFYVASSMPYGIWMLKNFLDAVPADLEEAAWVDGASVFAGIRKVVAPLMVPGICTVAIFTFSGSWGNFFVPYILLQSPGNFPASLKLYQFFGQYGMADYGKLAAFSVMYAMPSIVLYVLSQRFMSKGFGLQGGTKG; via the coding sequence ATGAAGAGGATGAAACGCAAGCATGCGGGCCGGATGGTTCCCTATGCCATCCTGGCCGTCATCGGCCTTTGCTTTGTCCTGCCCCTTATGTGGGTGCTGGTCGCGTCCGTGGATCCCAATGCGATGCAGACGCTGAAGATGCCAAGCCGCCTGACCGGAGGGAATTACGCGTCCGTGCTGTCGGACAGCGGCAACCAGCGCGCGTTCGCGATCGGACTGCTGATGTCGCTCGGCCAGGCCGTGATCGTCGTGCTGCTGGCTCTGCTGGCGGCTTACCCGCTCTCCCGGTATCAGCTCAAATACAAGAAGCCGTTCATGCTGACGGTGCTGTTCATGACCTCGCTGCCGATTACGGCGGTCATGGTGCCCGTGTATCAGCTGTTCCTGAGCCTCAAGCTCTACGACAACGCGTTCGGCGTCGTGCTGTTCTACGTAGCCTCTTCGATGCCGTACGGCATCTGGATGCTCAAGAACTTCCTCGATGCCGTTCCGGCGGATCTCGAAGAGGCGGCTTGGGTAGACGGCGCTTCCGTGTTCGCCGGCATCCGCAAGGTCGTGGCGCCGCTCATGGTGCCGGGCATTTGCACCGTCGCGATCTTCACCTTCTCCGGCAGCTGGGGGAATTTCTTCGTGCCGTACATCCTGCTGCAGTCGCCGGGCAACTTTCCGGCCTCGCTCAAGCTGTACCAGTTCTTCGGCCAGTATGGAATGGCGGATTACGGCAAGCTGGCCGCCTTCTCGGTCATGTACGCCATGCCGTCCATCGTGCTGTACGTGCTGTCCCAGCGCTTCATGTCCAAGGGCTTCGGCCTGCAGGGCGGGACGAAAGGGTAG
- a CDS encoding SDR family NAD(P)-dependent oxidoreductase: MRFKDKVVVVTGGASGIGEATARRFAAEGARVVIADFSEHGQAVADSLEAGLFVRTDVTKEVQVQAMVEQTVARFGRLDILFANAGIAHDAPADKLAADAWQKTIDINLSGVFLCDKYALQQMLKQGEGAIVNCGSIHSHVGKAGVTAYAAAKGGVKLLTQSMAADYAGKGIRVNAVCPGYIDTPLIGGRSEAVNDHLVGLHPMGRLGKPEEVAAAVLFLASDDASFVTGASLLVDGGYTAV, from the coding sequence ATGAGGTTCAAGGATAAGGTCGTAGTCGTAACGGGCGGAGCGAGCGGCATCGGAGAAGCGACCGCGCGCAGATTCGCAGCGGAAGGAGCCAGGGTGGTCATCGCGGATTTCTCCGAACACGGACAAGCTGTGGCGGACAGCCTCGAAGCGGGACTGTTCGTCCGCACCGACGTGACCAAGGAAGTTCAGGTGCAGGCGATGGTGGAGCAGACGGTCGCCAGGTTCGGCCGACTGGACATCTTGTTCGCGAACGCCGGCATCGCCCATGACGCGCCTGCGGACAAGCTGGCAGCCGACGCCTGGCAAAAAACGATCGACATCAACCTGTCGGGCGTCTTTCTGTGCGACAAATACGCTCTTCAGCAAATGCTGAAGCAGGGCGAAGGAGCCATCGTCAACTGCGGCTCGATCCACAGCCATGTCGGCAAGGCGGGAGTGACCGCTTATGCCGCAGCCAAGGGCGGCGTCAAGCTGCTGACCCAGTCGATGGCCGCCGACTACGCCGGCAAGGGAATCCGCGTGAACGCGGTCTGCCCGGGCTATATCGACACGCCGCTGATCGGAGGCCGCAGCGAGGCGGTCAACGATCATCTCGTCGGGCTGCATCCGATGGGCAGGCTCGGCAAGCCGGAGGAGGTCGCCGCTGCCGTCCTGTTCCTCGCCAGCGACGACGCTTCCTTCGTCACGGGAGCAAGCCTGCTCGTCGACGGCGGCTACACGGCTGTCTGA
- a CDS encoding FtsX-like permease family protein: MAAIWLLCRSRLKNSKTQNLFVALLILLSTLLVTTAAIVMANTGRSFTDMHDKTNGSHQLLLLEKGLHDPQFVHQWWEAQQGVETSRLLRFRTLSGITFNGHDAPNLYLYMMDTPEPPLRVDSLVFAQGVQRDSPERGTVWIPTSMANSYGISVGDNISFHTGSGQVRQQVAAVVIDVPFGAPFTNTARIWMNSEDYRDSMTPLPGADSSMIGLRFDDYSSQAGYWDRFGQALGGPFLETRMEFEAISSFYLIINQIIGFIMIFLGLVMMLIALITIGFTLSDAILAHYRTIGVIKSLGLTSRSTVLAYVCQYGLLACLGILPGLALSILLSRAILNLSVSSLKTGNEELAVHGIGTAMLVGLSVFAMIVLFAARQAGKTRSIQPAQAIRHGMSETESRRAAAMNAAAASRLEFGRLPVFAVIGLRNLIKNRKGSALMLALTMAASSVLVLGYVLLNSIIHVQQTTAKWGYDSANVAAIVVNKATFSRSDFERALSADPRIKNAGWQGNRTAVVNPEPAARGGAAGRQPLSLYLNVLDGSYEQMGFGTLNGRNPRESNEIALGVNVAKTLDKEPGDLVDIYIEGRKQSLLITGVYQSIANSSYSARVTIEAVRAASPSFNDMDVSLINVKDISTAEAVADGLDAAFKGSASVVTQKTLLDSVFKEAADILVYPISLLGALFVLAAFIIIYSSCRIHIRREGKTFGIYKSIGMTSTRIRMSVALGITALALLGSLLGILIGVYALPLLLENVLAGYGIVKLPVVLHWGGIPAFASIPVAAAFAGSWASSRAIRTTSPRILTAE, from the coding sequence ATGGCTGCGATCTGGCTGCTGTGCCGCTCCCGCCTCAAGAACAGCAAAACGCAAAACCTGTTCGTCGCCCTGCTCATCCTGCTGTCCACCCTGCTGGTCACGACGGCTGCGATCGTCATGGCCAACACAGGCCGCTCGTTCACCGACATGCACGACAAGACCAATGGATCGCATCAGCTCCTATTGCTGGAGAAAGGACTGCATGATCCGCAGTTCGTCCATCAGTGGTGGGAGGCGCAGCAAGGCGTCGAAACCTCCCGGCTGCTGCGCTTCCGGACCCTTTCCGGAATCACCTTCAACGGCCATGACGCTCCCAATCTGTATCTGTACATGATGGATACGCCCGAACCGCCCCTGCGCGTCGACTCTCTTGTTTTCGCGCAGGGCGTCCAGCGCGATTCTCCGGAGAGGGGAACGGTATGGATTCCTACCTCGATGGCCAATTCGTACGGAATTTCGGTCGGAGACAACATCTCCTTCCACACCGGATCGGGGCAGGTGCGGCAGCAGGTTGCCGCCGTCGTGATCGACGTCCCTTTTGGAGCGCCGTTCACCAATACGGCCCGCATATGGATGAACAGCGAGGATTACCGGGACTCGATGACGCCTCTCCCCGGCGCGGACAGCAGCATGATCGGGCTGCGGTTCGATGACTACAGCAGCCAAGCCGGCTATTGGGACCGCTTTGGGCAGGCGCTTGGCGGACCTTTCCTGGAAACCAGAATGGAGTTCGAGGCCATCTCCTCCTTTTACCTGATCATCAACCAGATCATCGGCTTCATCATGATTTTCCTCGGGCTCGTCATGATGCTGATCGCGCTGATCACGATCGGCTTCACCCTATCCGACGCCATTCTCGCCCACTACCGAACGATAGGCGTGATCAAGTCGCTCGGCCTGACCTCCCGCAGCACGGTTCTCGCCTATGTATGCCAATACGGCCTGCTGGCCTGCCTGGGCATCCTTCCGGGACTCGCTCTAAGCATCCTGCTGTCCAGAGCGATCCTGAACCTGTCCGTGTCCTCCTTGAAGACGGGAAACGAGGAGCTGGCTGTTCATGGAATCGGCACGGCCATGCTCGTCGGACTGTCCGTCTTCGCCATGATTGTCCTGTTCGCGGCCCGGCAGGCCGGAAAGACCCGCTCCATCCAGCCTGCCCAGGCGATCCGGCACGGCATGTCCGAAACGGAGAGCAGACGGGCCGCTGCGATGAACGCGGCTGCCGCGAGCCGGCTTGAATTCGGAAGGCTGCCTGTGTTCGCGGTCATCGGCTTGAGAAACCTGATCAAGAACCGGAAAGGGTCCGCTCTCATGCTGGCGCTGACGATGGCAGCCTCCTCCGTGCTCGTGCTCGGGTATGTCCTGCTGAACAGCATTATCCACGTTCAGCAGACGACAGCGAAGTGGGGCTACGACTCCGCCAATGTCGCGGCGATTGTCGTCAATAAAGCCACGTTCTCCCGCAGCGATTTCGAGCGCGCCCTGTCTGCCGATCCCCGCATCAAAAACGCGGGCTGGCAGGGAAACCGGACCGCTGTCGTGAACCCGGAGCCTGCCGCCCGCGGCGGAGCGGCCGGCAGACAGCCTTTGAGCCTTTATTTGAACGTCTTGGACGGCAGCTATGAACAGATGGGCTTCGGAACCTTGAACGGGCGCAATCCCCGAGAGAGCAATGAAATCGCCTTGGGCGTCAACGTAGCCAAGACGCTGGACAAGGAGCCGGGCGACCTCGTGGACATCTACATCGAGGGCAGAAAGCAATCGCTGCTCATCACCGGCGTCTATCAGTCGATCGCCAACTCCTCGTATTCGGCTCGGGTTACGATCGAGGCCGTCCGGGCCGCAAGTCCGTCCTTCAACGATATGGACGTGTCCCTGATCAACGTCAAGGACATCTCAACGGCTGAAGCCGTAGCGGACGGCCTGGACGCAGCCTTCAAGGGCTCCGCCTCCGTCGTGACCCAGAAAACGCTGCTGGATTCCGTCTTCAAGGAAGCCGCCGACATCCTTGTCTATCCCATAAGCCTGCTCGGAGCGCTGTTTGTCCTTGCGGCCTTCATCATTATTTACAGCAGCTGCCGCATCCATATACGAAGAGAGGGCAAAACCTTCGGCATCTACAAATCCATCGGAATGACCTCGACCCGGATCCGGATGTCCGTCGCGCTCGGCATAACGGCACTTGCGCTTCTGGGATCGCTGCTCGGCATCCTCATCGGCGTATATGCGCTGCCCCTCCTGCTGGAGAACGTTCTCGCCGGCTACGGCATCGTGAAGCTGCCGGTCGTTCTCCATTGGGGAGGAATTCCGGCCTTTGCGTCCATTCCTGTCGCCGCCGCCTTCGCAGGTTCCTGGGCATCGTCCAGAGCCATCCGGACAACCTCTCCGCGCATTCTGACGGCGGAATAG
- a CDS encoding ABC transporter ATP-binding protein, producing the protein MAKNTILRAKNLSKTYQTGKEPYHAIRNVDLDIYEGDFTVIMGNSGSGKSTLLYLLSGLDQVSAGEVHFRDRRIDQYSEKELSEFRAATVGYVYQGINLVPDLSIRDNIALPGYIAGRKKSAVKAKADELMQAMEFDGQCSRLPSQTSGGQQQRAAIARALINSPDIIFADEPTGSLNIEQGNAVLDILTRINQAGQSVVMVTHDIKAACRADRLILIRDGKVGGILEFDKYDGRDTGDKESILFAFVTGKG; encoded by the coding sequence GTGGCCAAGAATACGATCCTGCGCGCCAAAAACCTCAGCAAAACCTATCAGACCGGCAAGGAGCCCTATCATGCCATCCGCAATGTGGATTTGGACATCTACGAAGGGGATTTCACCGTCATCATGGGCAATTCGGGCTCAGGCAAGTCCACCTTGCTCTATCTGCTCAGCGGACTCGACCAGGTATCGGCAGGCGAGGTGCATTTCCGCGACAGGCGCATCGACCAATACAGCGAAAAGGAGCTTTCCGAATTTCGGGCGGCGACGGTCGGTTATGTCTACCAGGGCATCAACCTGGTTCCCGACTTATCCATCCGCGACAATATCGCTCTGCCCGGCTATATCGCGGGCCGCAAGAAGAGCGCCGTAAAAGCGAAAGCGGATGAGCTGATGCAGGCGATGGAATTCGACGGGCAGTGCAGCCGGCTTCCCTCGCAAACGTCCGGCGGCCAGCAGCAGCGCGCGGCGATAGCGCGGGCATTGATCAATTCGCCGGACATCATCTTCGCGGATGAGCCGACCGGCAGCCTGAACATCGAGCAAGGCAACGCCGTGCTTGATATTCTGACCCGGATCAACCAGGCCGGGCAATCGGTGGTCATGGTCACGCATGACATCAAAGCCGCCTGCAGAGCCGACCGCTTGATTCTGATCCGGGATGGAAAGGTCGGCGGCATCCTCGAGTTCGATAAATACGATGGCCGCGACACCGGGGACAAGGAATCCATCCTCTTCGCTTTCGTTACAGGGAAGGGGTGA
- a CDS encoding HAMP domain-containing sensor histidine kinase, with amino-acid sequence MSFSSGFNRWMAAVLLPLLLLAGSSVYLLAKDLSAGREPSPGHVMNQVRLAVNPLMLYLGQNHDRSGSEEVQAELKRLAAASKVDLAYARLDGAVAFRSSDSLLQGVDNANRDVQYDLYSAKQENGLFKIAFPVMDEISQTQVGNAIYFLAKDRLAEPESSLRPALWMLVLAVSFLSIVSLLFYMRGNIHRRLLAPLVRLKRHAEEIRKGNYAETAAYPGAGEMGDLYAMFDGMRMELLHSSIQKNKQDQAQKELIATISHEIKTPITTIKAYADAILEDVCPDSETMLDYVGVMRAHIDRMARLTEDLLLHALRSLGRIAVEPREQYSREVLRRMLMPIGHYVRTSGLVYAEPEELPNVLIGIDAVRIEQVISNLVFNSIKNSSPGDTIRVDAGLESGKLKITVSDTGRGILPQDMPFVLERYYRGQAPAGSGTIAQTGTGIGLSICKTIVEAHGGSISFASKQGQGTSFSFTLPLS; translated from the coding sequence ATGTCATTTAGCAGCGGTTTCAATCGATGGATGGCAGCTGTCCTGCTGCCGCTGCTCCTGCTTGCCGGGAGCAGCGTTTATTTGTTGGCGAAGGATTTGTCCGCCGGCAGGGAGCCTTCTCCCGGCCATGTCATGAATCAGGTGCGGCTGGCGGTCAATCCGCTTATGCTCTATCTCGGTCAGAACCATGATAGGAGCGGCTCGGAGGAGGTGCAGGCCGAGCTGAAAAGGCTGGCCGCCGCCAGTAAGGTGGATCTGGCCTACGCCCGATTGGACGGGGCGGTCGCCTTCCGCTCTTCCGATTCCCTCCTTCAGGGAGTGGACAACGCCAATCGCGACGTTCAATACGACCTCTATTCCGCGAAGCAGGAGAACGGTCTCTTCAAGATCGCTTTCCCAGTCATGGACGAGATCTCGCAGACGCAGGTCGGAAACGCCATCTACTTCCTGGCGAAGGACAGGCTCGCGGAGCCGGAGTCCTCGCTTCGCCCTGCCCTTTGGATGCTTGTCCTGGCGGTCTCCTTCCTCTCCATCGTCAGCCTGCTCTTCTACATGAGAGGGAACATACACCGGCGGCTGCTTGCTCCCCTCGTTCGGCTTAAGCGCCATGCGGAAGAAATCCGGAAAGGAAACTACGCCGAGACGGCAGCCTATCCGGGAGCAGGCGAGATGGGCGATCTCTATGCGATGTTTGACGGGATGCGGATGGAGCTCCTGCATTCGAGCATCCAGAAGAACAAGCAGGATCAGGCGCAAAAGGAACTCATCGCAACGATTTCCCACGAGATCAAAACGCCGATCACAACGATAAAAGCCTATGCGGACGCCATTCTCGAGGACGTCTGCCCCGATTCGGAGACGATGCTCGACTATGTCGGCGTCATGCGCGCCCATATCGACAGAATGGCCCGGCTGACGGAGGATCTCCTCCTTCATGCCCTGCGCTCCCTGGGCCGGATCGCCGTGGAGCCCAGGGAGCAGTACAGCCGCGAGGTGCTCCGCCGAATGCTGATGCCTATCGGCCATTACGTGCGGACAAGCGGCCTGGTTTATGCCGAGCCGGAGGAACTGCCCAATGTGCTGATCGGGATCGATGCTGTCCGCATCGAGCAGGTCATTTCCAATCTCGTCTTCAATTCCATCAAGAACTCCTCTCCCGGAGACACGATTCGCGTGGATGCGGGACTGGAGTCAGGCAAGCTGAAAATCACCGTGTCCGACACGGGCAGAGGCATTCTGCCCCAGGACATGCCCTTTGTTCTGGAGCGTTATTATCGAGGACAAGCCCCTGCCGGGAGCGGCACTATCGCCCAGACAGGGACCGGAATCGGCCTCTCCATCTGCAAGACGATCGTCGAGGCCCACGGCGGCTCCATCTCCTTCGCCAGCAAGCAGGGACAAGGAACGTCCTTTTCCTTCACGCTGCCCTTGTCGTGA
- a CDS encoding response regulator transcription factor, translating into MNRLKKILIIEDEKDISRILRDYLTRSGYEAAVAATGRDGLKIIELLQPDYVILDLMLPDMEGIELCREIRGRSEVPILILSARASDTDKVLGLGFGADDYMTKPFSLSELLARINAYFRRHDRAAAPVHDPDRLRFGSLELDRKAYTAAADGQEIALSAKEFELLFHLASHKNQVFSRAQLLDALWGHAAYGDENSVTVYIRRLREKLEADPSNPVYLKTVWGVGYKFSVD; encoded by the coding sequence ATGAACAGACTCAAAAAAATCCTTATCATCGAGGATGAAAAGGATATTTCCCGCATCCTGCGGGATTATTTGACTCGCAGCGGTTATGAAGCCGCTGTGGCCGCAACCGGCCGGGACGGCTTGAAGATCATCGAGCTGCTGCAGCCGGATTATGTCATTCTCGATCTCATGCTCCCGGATATGGAGGGCATCGAGCTGTGCCGAGAGATCCGCGGACGGAGCGAGGTGCCGATTCTGATCCTGAGCGCCCGGGCCAGCGACACGGACAAGGTGCTCGGCCTTGGCTTCGGCGCCGATGACTATATGACGAAGCCGTTCTCGCTAAGCGAACTGCTGGCGCGCATCAATGCTTACTTCCGCCGGCATGACCGCGCGGCAGCGCCTGTCCATGATCCGGACCGGCTGCGCTTCGGCAGTCTGGAGCTGGACCGCAAAGCCTATACCGCTGCGGCAGACGGGCAAGAGATCGCCTTGTCCGCCAAGGAATTCGAGCTTCTCTTCCACCTGGCCAGCCACAAAAACCAGGTGTTCTCGAGAGCCCAGCTGCTGGACGCGCTCTGGGGACATGCCGCCTACGGCGATGAGAATTCGGTCACCGTCTATATCCGAAGGCTGCGGGAAAAGCTCGAGGCCGACCCGTCCAATCCCGTCTATCTCAAGACGGTATGGGGCGTCGGCTATAAATTCAGCGTCGACTGA
- a CDS encoding aldehyde dehydrogenase, protein MNTVTPPDAEAVLQEHRRYFATGATLPIAYRIEQLNRLGDAIRRYEQRLSEALYLDLHKSETEAYMSEIGYTLSSLRLMTRKLKRWAKPERTGTPIFQMPASSRIHREPYGTVLIIGPFNYPFQLLIEPLLGAIAAGNCAVLKPSENTPHVSAVIAELIRDTFDPSYIRLIEGEKETTAALTAAPFDYIFFTGSVPVGRIVMEAAAKNLVPVTLELGGKSPVIVERTADLKTAAQRIAWGKLMNAGQTCIAPDYLLVDKSVKQELVDRLKEAFIRFYGEDASASPDFGRIVNTRQFDRLAGVLEKDKESILHGGRMDRDRLYIEPTLLEADFRRSASMQEELFGPLLPILEYESLDEAVRLVNSRPKPLALYLFTSSKQAEEEVLARVPFGGGSVNDTISHIVNPELPFGGVGNSGIGAYHGRHSYELFSHKKSVMKRSTKINSSFLYPPYGDKLKWIRKILK, encoded by the coding sequence ATGAATACCGTCACTCCCCCGGATGCCGAAGCCGTTCTTCAAGAGCATCGCCGTTACTTCGCCACCGGAGCCACTCTTCCGATCGCCTACCGCATCGAACAGCTGAACCGGCTTGGCGATGCGATACGCCGGTACGAGCAGCGCCTGAGCGAGGCTCTCTACCTGGATCTGCACAAAAGCGAAACCGAAGCCTACATGTCCGAGATCGGGTACACGCTCAGCAGCCTGCGCCTCATGACGCGCAAGCTCAAGCGCTGGGCGAAGCCCGAACGGACCGGCACTCCGATATTCCAAATGCCGGCCAGCAGCCGCATCCACCGGGAACCGTACGGCACCGTGCTCATCATCGGCCCGTTCAACTACCCGTTCCAGCTGCTGATCGAGCCGCTGCTCGGCGCGATCGCCGCCGGCAACTGCGCCGTGCTCAAGCCTTCCGAGAATACGCCCCATGTGTCGGCGGTCATCGCGGAGCTCATCCGCGACACCTTCGACCCTTCCTATATCCGCCTGATCGAAGGGGAGAAGGAAACGACGGCCGCTCTGACAGCGGCTCCGTTCGATTACATCTTCTTCACGGGCAGCGTGCCCGTCGGCCGCATCGTCATGGAGGCCGCGGCGAAAAACCTCGTTCCCGTGACGCTGGAGCTCGGCGGCAAAAGCCCCGTCATCGTCGAGCGTACGGCCGACCTGAAAACGGCCGCGCAGCGGATTGCCTGGGGCAAGCTGATGAACGCCGGCCAGACCTGCATCGCTCCGGACTACCTGCTCGTGGACAAATCGGTCAAGCAGGAGCTGGTGGACCGGCTGAAGGAAGCCTTCATCCGCTTCTACGGCGAGGATGCCTCTGCCAGCCCGGACTTCGGCCGAATCGTCAACACCCGCCAGTTCGACAGGCTTGCCGGCGTGCTGGAGAAGGATAAGGAAAGCATCCTGCACGGCGGGAGAATGGACCGCGACCGGCTCTATATCGAGCCGACGCTGCTGGAGGCCGACTTCCGCCGCTCGGCCTCCATGCAGGAGGAGCTGTTCGGTCCTCTGCTTCCCATCCTCGAGTACGAGAGCCTGGACGAAGCGGTCCGCCTCGTCAACAGCCGTCCCAAGCCGCTGGCGCTCTACCTGTTCACCTCCAGCAAGCAGGCGGAAGAGGAAGTGCTGGCCCGCGTGCCGTTCGGCGGAGGCAGCGTCAATGACACGATCTCCCATATCGTCAATCCCGAGCTTCCGTTCGGAGGCGTCGGCAATTCCGGAATCGGCGCTTACCACGGGCGCCACAGCTACGAGCTGTTCTCCCACAAGAAGAGCGTCATGAAGCGCAGCACGAAAATCAATTCCAGCTTCCTGTATCCGCCTTATGGAGATAAGCTGAAGTGGATCAGAAAGATATTGAAGTAG
- a CDS encoding metalloregulator ArsR/SmtB family transcription factor: protein MGKLALQHLRECLPVFQTLGDSNRQEILMLLHEHGTLTVNELTDKLRLSRPAVSHHLKLLLQAGLVACEQRGTQRRYSITLEASVALLKKLLAALEEDCL, encoded by the coding sequence ATGGGCAAGCTGGCGCTTCAGCATCTGCGGGAATGCCTTCCCGTCTTTCAGACGCTGGGAGATTCCAACCGTCAGGAAATTCTGATGCTGCTGCATGAGCATGGAACCTTGACCGTGAACGAGCTGACCGACAAGCTCCGTCTGTCGAGGCCCGCCGTCTCCCACCATCTGAAGCTGCTCCTGCAGGCCGGCCTCGTCGCCTGCGAGCAGCGGGGCACGCAGCGCCGCTACTCCATCACCCTTGAAGCTTCCGTCGCTTTGCTGAAGAAGCTTCTCGCCGCATTGGAAGAAGACTGCTTGTAA
- a CDS encoding MFS transporter: MSSSSASSPQPVNDRLIMTVWTCGLFVVIMNTTMFNVSMPSIIRDLHITADLASWIISGYSIGYALSTVIYSRLSDSVPLRRLLVIGLTVLGIASVTGLFARSFAVLLAARLLQSAGAGVMAGLGLIIAGRYVPASRRGSAIAMISAGSAMAFGMGPIVGGLITEYWGWNGLFGFTCLVLLVMPFLLRLLPKEAPPSSGFDTAGAALTVVNALSLLLAITKLSPWWLAVSLLSLAAHVRHIRRSKAPFLNSGLLRNRRYRKLLAVGWCVLVMNLGNLFLMPLALADLYGRSPLAIGLAIAPGAVLSAILTPFVGRWIDRFGNRPFLLAGHGVLAGVLLAQMLGLPHSAAFILCGYMLFSPAISASTASLNNETSQLLPKESLGSGMGFMQLMQFFGGSVSTAVCGLLLHHYSALPAADSYSRVYAVLLGVSLISSGVLAWYCLSSRQPRGGEGAAGAV, encoded by the coding sequence TTGTCATCCTCTTCCGCATCATCGCCGCAGCCCGTCAACGATCGGCTGATCATGACGGTCTGGACCTGCGGCCTCTTCGTCGTCATCATGAACACCACGATGTTCAATGTGTCGATGCCGAGCATTATCCGGGATCTTCATATCACCGCCGATCTCGCCTCCTGGATCATCTCCGGCTACTCCATCGGTTATGCCCTCTCGACCGTGATCTACAGCCGGCTCTCGGATTCCGTGCCGCTCCGGCGGCTGCTCGTCATCGGCCTGACCGTGCTGGGCATCGCCTCGGTGACCGGATTGTTCGCGCGCAGCTTCGCGGTCCTGCTCGCCGCCAGGCTGCTGCAATCGGCCGGAGCGGGCGTCATGGCCGGCCTCGGCCTGATCATCGCCGGACGATATGTCCCGGCCAGCCGCAGAGGCAGCGCCATTGCGATGATCTCGGCAGGAAGCGCCATGGCCTTCGGGATGGGTCCCATCGTAGGCGGCCTGATCACCGAGTACTGGGGCTGGAACGGCTTGTTCGGCTTCACCTGCCTCGTGCTGCTCGTCATGCCGTTCCTGCTCCGGCTGCTGCCGAAGGAGGCGCCGCCGTCCAGCGGCTTCGACACGGCCGGGGCGGCGCTTACCGTCGTCAACGCGCTCTCGCTGCTGCTCGCGATTACAAAGCTGTCGCCATGGTGGCTCGCCGTCAGCCTGCTGTCCCTCGCCGCCCATGTCCGGCATATCCGCCGCAGCAAGGCCCCATTCCTGAATTCCGGACTGCTGAGAAACCGGCGTTACCGCAAGCTGCTGGCCGTCGGCTGGTGCGTGCTCGTCATGAACCTCGGCAATCTGTTCCTGATGCCGCTCGCCCTGGCCGACCTGTACGGGCGCTCTCCGCTGGCGATCGGCCTCGCGATCGCTCCGGGAGCGGTCCTGTCCGCCATTCTGACGCCGTTCGTCGGCCGCTGGATCGACCGCTTCGGGAACCGGCCGTTCCTGCTCGCCGGGCATGGCGTGCTCGCCGGCGTGCTGCTCGCCCAGATGCTCGGCCTGCCCCATTCGGCCGCCTTCATCCTGTGCGGATATATGCTCTTCTCGCCCGCCATATCGGCCTCGACCGCATCGCTGAACAACGAGACGTCGCAGCTGCTGCCGAAGGAATCCCTCGGCTCGGGAATGGGCTTCATGCAGCTGATGCAATTTTTCGGAGGCTCGGTCTCCACCGCCGTATGCGGCCTGCTGCTTCATCATTATTCCGCTCTGCCCGCTGCCGACAGCTACTCCAGGGTTTATGCCGTCCTGCTGGGAGTCAGCCTCATTTCGTCGGGCGTGCTCGCCTGGTACTGCCTATCGTCCAGGCAGCCGCGCGGCGGAGAAGGCGCAGCCGGAGCCGTGTGA
- a CDS encoding TetR/AcrR family transcriptional regulator: MKEDKPRSERRDAAENRVRILDAAQRLFDGNGVDNVSMNQIAIEAGIGPGTLYRRYRNKSELCLDLIKDTVVLLFEEMDAFLELHASAPPRERLQGLLAIFLRFREKKVQFLAGVENPASSSRGFQARAASPLYEELHALLVKLLDEMAAAGQHRPDSIFTADLLLTAMSSEFYLFQKKTRGMSSETFLDQLFLSFLGSDARRTQAPPE, encoded by the coding sequence ATGAAGGAAGACAAGCCCCGCTCGGAAAGGCGCGACGCCGCCGAAAACCGGGTGCGGATATTGGATGCGGCCCAGCGCCTGTTCGACGGGAACGGGGTCGACAATGTCAGCATGAACCAGATCGCCATCGAAGCGGGAATCGGCCCCGGAACGCTGTACCGCCGTTACCGCAACAAGAGCGAGCTGTGCCTCGACCTCATCAAGGACACGGTGGTGCTCTTGTTTGAGGAAATGGATGCCTTCCTGGAGCTTCATGCCTCCGCTCCTCCAAGGGAGCGGCTTCAAGGGCTTCTCGCTATTTTTTTGCGGTTCAGGGAAAAGAAGGTCCAGTTTCTCGCGGGCGTGGAAAATCCCGCTTCCTCCAGCAGAGGCTTTCAAGCGAGAGCCGCGAGCCCTCTCTATGAGGAGCTTCATGCGCTGCTGGTCAAGCTGCTCGATGAAATGGCGGCCGCAGGGCAGCATCGGCCGGACAGCATCTTCACCGCCGATCTGCTGCTGACCGCCATGAGCAGCGAGTTCTATCTGTTCCAAAAGAAGACGAGGGGCATGTCCTCGGAAACGTTCCTGGACCAGCTGTTCCTGTCGTTTCTAGGATCCGATGCCCGGCGAACACAAGCTCCGCCGGAATGA